The Roseateles sp. XES5 genome window below encodes:
- a CDS encoding glycosyltransferase — protein MRGGEKVLETFCDLFPDADIFTLVADPDKLSPKIRRHRLTTSFLQKIGGRRHYQKMLPLMPYALEALDLTAYDLVISSEAGPAKGVITRPDAVHVCYCHSPMRYIWDLYPQYMAEAGFLTRAILALTAPKLRQWDVTTSHRVDHFIANSGYVARRIEKFYRREASVIHPPVEVSRFKITDGPKDYYLCAGQITPYKKIELAVAACTQLSLPLVVIGDGATAKLKQSAGPTVRFLGAVSDSEMETHFAACKALLYPGVEDFGIVPLEVMASGRPVVAFGRGGALETVVEGKTGLFFHEQSVEALVGALTRFEKEVGQFVPAEIRAHALKFDTRRFERELRRYLAALPGLAPLSGPAMTAETVRLTA, from the coding sequence ATGCGCGGAGGCGAAAAGGTCCTGGAGACCTTCTGCGACCTGTTCCCCGACGCCGACATCTTCACCCTCGTCGCCGATCCCGACAAGCTGTCCCCGAAGATCCGCCGCCACAGGCTCACCACCTCCTTCCTCCAGAAGATCGGCGGACGCCGGCATTACCAGAAGATGCTGCCGCTGATGCCCTATGCCCTGGAGGCGCTGGACCTGACGGCCTACGATCTCGTCATCTCCAGCGAAGCCGGGCCCGCCAAGGGCGTCATCACCCGCCCCGACGCCGTGCATGTCTGCTATTGCCATTCGCCCATGCGCTACATCTGGGACCTCTATCCCCAGTACATGGCCGAGGCCGGCTTCCTCACGCGCGCCATCCTGGCCCTCACCGCCCCGAAGCTGCGCCAGTGGGACGTCACCACATCGCACCGCGTCGACCACTTCATCGCCAATTCCGGCTATGTCGCCCGGCGCATCGAGAAGTTCTACCGCCGCGAGGCCTCCGTCATCCATCCGCCCGTCGAGGTCTCCCGCTTCAAGATCACCGATGGACCGAAGGACTACTATCTCTGCGCCGGCCAGATCACGCCCTACAAGAAGATCGAGCTGGCGGTCGCCGCCTGCACTCAGCTTTCCCTGCCCCTCGTCGTCATCGGCGACGGCGCAACCGCCAAACTGAAGCAGTCGGCCGGCCCGACCGTGCGCTTCCTCGGCGCCGTCTCCGACAGCGAGATGGAAACCCACTTTGCCGCCTGCAAGGCGCTGCTCTATCCCGGTGTCGAGGACTTCGGCATCGTGCCGCTCGAGGTGATGGCGAGCGGCCGGCCGGTCGTCGCCTTCGGCCGCGGCGGCGCGCTGGAGACCGTGGTGGAGGGCAAGACCGGTCTGTTCTTCCATGAGCAGAGCGTCGAGGCACTGGTTGGCGCGCTCACCCGCTTCGAGAAGGAGGTCGGTCAGTTCGTGCCGGCCGAGATCCGCGCCCATGCCCTCAAGTTCGACACCCGCCGCTTCGAGCGCGAGTTGCGCCGCTATCTTGCCGCCCTGCCCGGGCTGGCTCCCCTGTCCGGTCCGGCCATGACGGCCGAGACCGTGCGCCTGACCGCATGA
- a CDS encoding glycosyltransferase family 1 protein has translation MKPIMFNGKFLTAAPTGVHRVAEELILAMDRLLAANGPDAGTTGTADAPAALVLAPAEATRTLPLAVTPLRRTRFLSGIARDILWEQLSLPWAARKGVLVSLCNLGPVLHPHAITMIHDAQVHLTPQSYSRGFRLWYRFLQPLLGRANRQILAVSHYSKEQLVRHGVAKAERITVIHNGCDHILATPPDHGAPAAHGLAPGRYVLALANTQAHKNIPLLLKAFADPRLADLTLVLFGAATRADFERLGASVPANVHFTGRIDDAALAGLMVHAAAFACPSTTEGFGLPPLEAMMLGCPAIVAPCGALPEVCADAALTADPHDAGAWIAQIRALADDPDLAARMRRAGKRRAETFTWDSAAQKLAKVLGIRTSAGGAEADADDDGNAHPEDGSAAHGHHHRHAAE, from the coding sequence ATGAAGCCGATCATGTTCAACGGAAAATTCCTGACCGCCGCGCCGACAGGCGTGCATCGCGTCGCCGAGGAACTCATCCTGGCGATGGATCGCCTGCTGGCCGCCAACGGACCTGACGCCGGCACGACCGGCACGGCCGATGCTCCCGCCGCGCTGGTGCTCGCCCCGGCCGAGGCGACGCGCACCCTGCCGCTTGCCGTCACGCCGCTGCGGCGCACCCGCTTCCTCAGCGGTATCGCCCGCGACATCCTCTGGGAACAGCTCAGCCTGCCCTGGGCGGCGCGCAAGGGGGTGCTGGTGAGCCTGTGCAATCTCGGCCCGGTGCTGCATCCCCATGCCATCACGATGATCCACGATGCCCAGGTCCATCTGACGCCGCAGTCCTATTCGCGCGGCTTCCGCCTCTGGTACCGTTTCCTGCAGCCGCTGCTCGGCCGCGCCAACCGGCAGATCCTCGCCGTCTCGCACTATTCCAAGGAACAGCTCGTGCGCCATGGCGTGGCAAAAGCCGAGCGGATCACCGTCATTCACAATGGCTGCGACCATATCCTTGCCACCCCGCCCGACCATGGCGCGCCGGCCGCGCATGGTCTTGCCCCGGGCCGCTATGTGCTGGCGCTCGCCAACACCCAGGCGCACAAGAACATTCCGCTGCTGCTGAAGGCCTTTGCCGATCCGCGCCTTGCCGACCTGACGCTGGTGCTGTTCGGCGCGGCGACCCGCGCCGACTTCGAGCGGCTCGGTGCGAGCGTGCCGGCCAATGTGCACTTCACCGGCCGCATCGACGATGCGGCGCTCGCCGGCCTGATGGTGCATGCGGCCGCCTTCGCCTGTCCCTCGACGACGGAGGGCTTTGGCCTTCCCCCGCTCGAGGCGATGATGCTCGGCTGCCCGGCCATCGTCGCGCCCTGCGGCGCGCTGCCGGAAGTGTGCGCCGATGCGGCCCTCACCGCGGACCCGCACGATGCCGGCGCCTGGATCGCCCAGATCCGCGCCCTTGCCGACGATCCCGATCTTGCCGCCCGCATGCGCCGTGCCGGCAAACGCCGCGCCGAAACCTTCACATGGGACAGCGCAGCGCAAAAACTCGCTAAGGTTCTCGGTATCAGGACGAGCGCCGGCGGTGCAGAGGCAGACGCCGATGATGACGGCAATGCCCATCCCGAGGACGGCAGCGCCGCTCACGGCCACCACCACAGACATGCCGCCGAATAG
- a CDS encoding serine aminopeptidase domain-containing protein has protein sequence MHGTSARKNSHPPTDGRYTAADFPVTFAGTIGLYHPADVASDTAVLFVSSWGFEELCARKFWRLLAADLGRQGMASLRFDYPGTGDALDLDDYAAGLSLWHDSVLAAARTLRALSGAKRLLLVGHGIGAAFAWRAAESLGDVAGIALAAPATSGRRWIREFMALSRIADHGEIKHATPPTGPAMGEQTIPDAVLAGIRSLDVSKPETAAAPDMLVLTQEGRANDIAFAEYLASLGARVRSMPFEGYDLFARDVLLSIPPRAAMGELVAWASALKGTEGTVTPDLPEAAALAGDGFTETPVRFGTENRLYGVLSEPMGERQGAAVIMLSTGYDRMSGWGRITARLCRDLARAGIPAFRFDFANVADSPPHPEAPEQVMYSESLVRDAGEALAFLQSRGLDAVVMSGRCSGAYTAFRSGVRYGALKAVVPVNPFDFSLPPETDVDALLNASLQPLASYGGKMRSGGFWKRVLKGEVNVARGVRNLSRMLLTKAAAKALPILVRFPFLSPSIKVVARDFETVAANGTDVSLLYSAGDIGVPNLEARFGKDGYLLGRYANASLTFLADADHNLTTAPARRQWLTELQKTALRFKP, from the coding sequence ATGCACGGCACATCCGCCCGGAAGAATTCCCACCCGCCGACGGACGGGCGATACACGGCTGCGGACTTTCCCGTTACCTTCGCCGGCACGATCGGCCTTTATCATCCTGCCGATGTTGCAAGCGACACCGCCGTTCTCTTCGTCAGTTCCTGGGGCTTCGAGGAACTGTGCGCGCGGAAATTCTGGCGCCTGCTTGCCGCCGATCTCGGACGGCAAGGCATGGCGAGCCTGCGTTTCGACTATCCGGGCACCGGCGATGCGCTGGATCTCGACGACTACGCCGCCGGCCTCTCCCTCTGGCATGACAGCGTGCTGGCAGCCGCGCGCACCCTGCGTGCCCTGTCGGGTGCAAAGCGCCTTCTCCTGGTCGGTCACGGCATCGGTGCGGCCTTTGCCTGGCGCGCAGCGGAAAGCCTTGGCGATGTCGCGGGTATCGCGCTCGCCGCGCCCGCGACGTCCGGCCGACGCTGGATACGTGAGTTCATGGCGCTGAGCCGGATTGCCGATCACGGCGAGATCAAGCATGCGACGCCGCCGACCGGACCGGCCATGGGCGAACAGACGATCCCCGACGCCGTTCTGGCCGGGATCCGCAGCCTCGATGTTTCCAAGCCAGAGACGGCGGCCGCGCCCGATATGCTCGTGCTCACCCAGGAAGGGCGAGCGAACGACATTGCTTTCGCGGAGTATCTGGCTTCGCTCGGTGCGCGGGTCCGCAGCATGCCCTTCGAGGGATACGATCTTTTCGCCCGGGATGTGCTGCTGTCGATCCCGCCCCGCGCCGCAATGGGCGAACTGGTCGCCTGGGCCTCGGCATTGAAGGGGACCGAAGGGACTGTGACGCCCGACCTGCCGGAGGCCGCCGCGCTTGCCGGCGACGGGTTCACGGAAACGCCGGTCCGCTTTGGCACCGAAAACCGGCTCTACGGCGTGCTCAGCGAACCCATGGGCGAGCGCCAGGGCGCGGCCGTGATCATGCTGTCCACCGGTTATGACCGCATGTCGGGCTGGGGGCGCATCACCGCCCGTCTCTGCCGCGATCTGGCGCGCGCCGGTATTCCCGCGTTCCGTTTCGACTTCGCCAACGTTGCCGACAGCCCCCCGCATCCCGAGGCGCCCGAGCAGGTGATGTACAGCGAAAGCCTGGTGCGGGACGCCGGGGAAGCCCTGGCGTTTCTCCAGAGCCGCGGGCTCGATGCCGTCGTGATGAGCGGCCGGTGCAGCGGCGCCTATACCGCCTTCCGAAGCGGCGTGCGCTACGGCGCGCTCAAGGCGGTCGTGCCGGTGAATCCCTTCGATTTCTCCCTGCCGCCCGAAACGGATGTCGACGCGCTGCTCAATGCCTCGCTGCAGCCTCTTGCCAGCTATGGCGGAAAGATGCGTAGCGGCGGTTTCTGGAAGCGTGTGCTGAAGGGCGAGGTCAATGTGGCCCGGGGCGTGCGCAATCTCTCCCGCATGCTGCTCACGAAGGCCGCGGCAAAAGCCCTGCCCATCCTCGTGCGCTTCCCGTTCCTGTCGCCGAGCATCAAGGTGGTCGCGCGGGATTTCGAGACGGTGGCGGCGAATGGCACGGATGTGTCGCTGCTCTACAGCGCGGGCGATATCGGCGTGCCCAATCTGGAGGCGCGTTTCGGCAAGGACGGGTACCTCTTGGGGCGCTACGCCAATGCGAGCCTCACCTTCCTCGCCGATGCCGACCACAATCTCACGACGGCCCCTGCCCGCCGGCAATGGCTGACCGAATTGCAGAAGACGGCGCTGCGTTTCAAGCCTTGA
- a CDS encoding NAD(P)-dependent oxidoreductase: protein MVGETPRHDLVFGGSGFIGTHLVRRLAAEGHRVVSVDIRPPRERLDGVVYLQGDVRDLSGFDPGMRIDRIYNLAAIHTTPGHPAHEYYETNILGATSITALARRLDIREIVFTSSISVYGPSEETKREDTPPAPESPYGWSKFMAERIQSAWLEEDESRRLVICRPAVIFGPGEGGNFTRMAKLLKKGFFVYPGRKDTIKACFYVEDLLDALDFAATRQERFVLFNGCYPDRYTLEQIVEAFRAHHMQGAKTFLVPRGVVTLAATALRPFSVMGLGIHPDRVMKLVRSTDVVPGWLETVGRAGRDRLPSAIDRWNAESGGRFV, encoded by the coding sequence ATGGTAGGGGAAACGCCCAGACACGACCTCGTATTCGGCGGGTCCGGCTTCATCGGAACCCATCTGGTGCGCAGGCTCGCAGCAGAGGGCCATCGCGTGGTGTCCGTCGATATCCGCCCGCCGCGCGAACGGCTGGACGGCGTCGTCTACCTGCAGGGCGACGTGCGCGATCTCTCGGGCTTCGACCCGGGAATGCGCATCGACCGCATCTACAATCTTGCCGCCATCCACACGACACCCGGTCATCCGGCGCACGAATATTACGAAACCAATATCCTCGGCGCGACTTCGATCACCGCGCTGGCCCGGCGTCTCGACATCCGCGAGATCGTCTTCACCAGCTCGATCTCCGTCTATGGCCCGAGCGAAGAGACGAAGCGCGAGGACACCCCGCCTGCGCCGGAATCGCCCTACGGCTGGTCGAAATTCATGGCCGAGCGCATCCAGAGCGCATGGCTGGAGGAAGACGAAAGCCGCCGCCTCGTCATATGCCGACCGGCCGTCATCTTCGGCCCCGGCGAGGGCGGCAACTTCACCCGCATGGCAAAGCTGCTGAAGAAGGGCTTCTTCGTCTATCCCGGCCGCAAGGACACGATCAAGGCGTGCTTCTACGTGGAAGATCTCCTCGACGCGCTGGACTTCGCCGCCACACGGCAAGAACGCTTCGTGCTCTTCAACGGCTGCTATCCCGACCGCTATACGCTGGAACAGATCGTCGAGGCGTTTCGCGCGCACCATATGCAGGGGGCCAAAACCTTCCTCGTTCCCCGCGGTGTGGTGACGCTGGCCGCAACAGCCCTTCGGCCCTTCTCTGTCATGGGGCTCGGCATCCATCCCGACCGCGTGATGAAGCTGGTGCGCTCGACCGATGTCGTGCCGGGTTGGCTGGAGACCGTAGGCAGGGCGGGCCGCGACCGGCTTCCCTCCGCCATCGACCGGTGGAACGCCGAAAGCGGCGGCCGCTTCGTCTAG
- a CDS encoding glycosyltransferase family 2 protein: MNSRKDGLTIAVAIATAGRRDILTQTIVFLNNQTRKPDEFFVCPARPEDVDVEGLSAYEGTVEVLPGPVGLPHQRNVLIAACKADIIVFFDDDFLPAPDYLAEVEKLFLEKPEIMVATGFVIADGARGPGLEFDEGVAALAGDVPPRTPPIARTFNGYGCNMSIRLAPVRANGHRFDENLPFYAWLEDVDFSRQLAPYGTIVWAHQLRGVHLGTKKAGRSPGKRLGYSQVANRIYIRRKGNMLWFDVVDGIGRNVLANLFRSLKPEPWVDRRGRLKGNLIAFRDLLTGKIDPRNILDM; this comes from the coding sequence ATGAACAGTCGCAAGGATGGCCTGACCATCGCCGTCGCCATCGCCACGGCAGGACGACGCGACATCCTCACGCAGACCATCGTCTTCCTCAACAACCAGACGCGCAAGCCGGACGAGTTCTTCGTCTGCCCGGCGCGACCGGAGGACGTCGACGTCGAGGGGTTGTCGGCCTATGAGGGCACCGTCGAGGTCTTGCCCGGCCCGGTCGGGTTGCCGCATCAACGCAACGTGCTGATCGCCGCCTGCAAGGCCGATATCATCGTCTTCTTCGACGACGACTTCCTGCCGGCCCCCGACTACCTCGCCGAAGTCGAAAAGCTGTTCCTTGAAAAGCCCGAGATCATGGTTGCCACCGGCTTCGTCATTGCGGACGGCGCGCGCGGCCCGGGGCTGGAGTTCGACGAGGGTGTCGCAGCCCTTGCCGGGGACGTGCCACCGCGCACGCCGCCCATCGCCCGCACCTTCAACGGTTACGGCTGCAACATGTCCATTCGCCTTGCGCCCGTGCGTGCCAACGGCCATCGCTTCGACGAGAACCTGCCATTCTACGCCTGGCTGGAGGACGTCGATTTCTCGCGGCAGCTCGCGCCCTATGGCACCATCGTCTGGGCACACCAGTTGCGAGGCGTGCATCTCGGCACCAAGAAGGCGGGGCGCAGCCCCGGAAAACGGCTCGGCTACTCCCAGGTCGCTAACCGGATCTATATCCGCCGCAAAGGCAACATGCTCTGGTTCGACGTCGTCGACGGCATCGGGCGCAATGTTCTGGCCAATCTCTTCCGCAGCCTGAAGCCGGAGCCCTGGGTCGACCGGCGCGGCCGGCTGAAGGGCAACCTCATCGCCTTCCGCGATCTCCTCACCGGCAAGATCGATCCCCGCAATATCCTCGATATGTAA
- a CDS encoding oligosaccharide flippase family protein, protein MSAAEGASLSTRTIRAGMWTVGARLSSRLIDFAVLLVLARLLGPADFGLVATAMTVIYIVEAVLELPLTFVLVRLPDITERMYATAFTLGLIRGLLVAGLMAALSFPLASLYGDPRLMPLICALALAPAARGMVSPRMVMFERAMDFRRKGLLELIGKAVAGVIAISIAVATDNYWAVAAGTISSPTVTMIVSYIMAPMRPRLSLAEWPLFASMTGWNFVSQIVSALNWQIDRLILPLYIEVVAFGRFTTANDIAGLPFQAIVQPTTVPLFSALVNAREKGNLVSAYLKACSGIVALMAPIMGFMALMAGPVIHILLGPSWSSGAPILAGVALTSLFVLPTIPWSALVLVMDRPRLVAFRSFIELAVRAPLTVIGIIVAGIPGAIAAKAGAGAALLFVTLLSTRSIAGISFRDQIRSSLYPMVALIPAAAFLYGVPDLTTLGLYLYPALAATGLVFGVIYVVSLYGMWWVSGRPAGLESFVLDKAAALLRR, encoded by the coding sequence ATGTCCGCCGCCGAAGGCGCCTCCCTCTCGACGCGCACGATCCGTGCCGGCATGTGGACGGTCGGCGCGCGGCTGTCCTCGCGCCTGATCGACTTTGCCGTCCTCCTCGTTCTGGCGCGGCTGCTTGGACCGGCCGATTTCGGTCTGGTGGCGACGGCGATGACCGTCATCTATATCGTCGAAGCGGTGCTGGAGCTTCCACTGACCTTCGTGCTCGTGCGCCTGCCTGACATAACGGAGCGGATGTATGCCACGGCCTTCACGCTGGGGCTGATCCGCGGGCTGCTGGTCGCCGGCCTGATGGCCGCCCTATCCTTTCCGCTCGCCTCGCTCTACGGCGATCCGCGCCTGATGCCGCTCATCTGCGCGCTCGCGCTGGCGCCCGCCGCACGCGGCATGGTCAGCCCCCGCATGGTGATGTTCGAGCGAGCCATGGATTTCCGCCGCAAGGGCCTGCTGGAGCTGATCGGCAAGGCGGTCGCCGGCGTCATCGCGATCTCGATTGCCGTTGCGACGGACAATTACTGGGCCGTGGCGGCCGGGACGATCTCCTCGCCCACCGTCACCATGATCGTGTCCTACATCATGGCCCCGATGCGTCCCCGGCTCTCGCTGGCCGAATGGCCGCTCTTTGCCAGCATGACCGGCTGGAACTTCGTGTCGCAGATCGTGTCGGCGCTCAACTGGCAGATCGATCGTCTCATCCTGCCGCTCTACATCGAAGTCGTCGCCTTCGGCCGCTTCACCACGGCCAACGACATTGCCGGGCTTCCGTTCCAGGCAATCGTGCAGCCGACGACGGTTCCCCTGTTTTCGGCGCTCGTCAATGCGCGGGAAAAAGGCAATCTGGTCAGCGCCTATCTCAAGGCGTGTTCCGGTATCGTGGCGCTGATGGCCCCGATCATGGGCTTCATGGCGCTGATGGCCGGCCCCGTGATCCACATCCTGCTCGGTCCGAGCTGGAGCAGCGGCGCTCCCATTCTCGCAGGCGTCGCCCTCACCAGCCTTTTTGTCCTGCCGACCATCCCCTGGTCTGCCCTGGTGCTCGTGATGGATCGCCCGCGCCTCGTCGCCTTCCGCTCCTTCATTGAACTGGCGGTGCGTGCGCCCCTCACGGTCATCGGCATCATTGTCGCGGGCATTCCCGGGGCAATCGCCGCAAAGGCGGGCGCCGGCGCGGCACTGCTTTTCGTGACGCTGCTCTCGACCAGATCCATCGCCGGCATATCCTTCCGTGACCAGATCCGCAGCAGCCTCTATCCGATGGTGGCGCTCATCCCCGCTGCGGCCTTCCTCTACGGCGTGCCCGATCTTACGACGCTGGGGCTCTATCTCTATCCCGCCCTTGCCGCCACGGGGCTTGTCTTCGGCGTGATCTATGTCGTCTCGCTCTATGGCATGTGGTGGGTGAGCGGGCGACCCGCGGGCCTTGAATCCTTCGTTCTGGACAAGGCTGCGGCTCTTCTGCGCCGCTGA
- a CDS encoding cupin domain-containing protein, with protein MVLKLLVAGAIAVAARRSSEGAFAPERVSTVFKRAPELKMQDSPIEPSWILEGSPMARSAEHVRTSDHSSFSAIWDCTAGAFRWHFHWEETVIILEGEVHITPDDGAPYTLRAGDMGYFAARSSATWRVDNYVKKAAFLRRPMPAPLAALYRLRVAMREQIGI; from the coding sequence TTGGTTCTGAAACTGCTGGTCGCGGGCGCCATTGCCGTCGCCGCACGCCGATCCTCCGAAGGCGCCTTTGCGCCGGAACGCGTCTCCACGGTCTTCAAGCGCGCCCCCGAGCTGAAGATGCAGGATTCGCCGATCGAACCCAGTTGGATCCTCGAGGGCTCGCCGATGGCGCGCTCGGCCGAGCATGTCCGCACCTCCGACCATTCCTCGTTCTCGGCCATCTGGGATTGCACCGCCGGCGCGTTCCGTTGGCATTTCCATTGGGAAGAAACGGTCATCATCCTGGAGGGGGAAGTCCACATCACGCCGGACGACGGCGCGCCCTACACGCTGCGGGCCGGTGACATGGGCTATTTCGCCGCGCGCTCCTCTGCGACGTGGCGTGTCGACAACTACGTGAAGAAGGCGGCATTCCTGCGCAGGCCCATGCCGGCGCCACTCGCCGCGCTCTATCGCCTGCGCGTTGCAATGCGCGAGCAAATCGGCATCTGA
- a CDS encoding mannose-1-phosphate guanylyltransferase/mannose-6-phosphate isomerase, with protein sequence MSSKIVPVIMAGGKGTRLWPLSRASAPKQFLGFLGETTLFQKSLARVADAALYAPPVIVTNADFRFLVAEQARAAGVALTAILLEPVARNTAPALAAAASLVARLHGEDAILQVLASDHEIEADDTYRACIDKAAAAARAGRLVTFGITPTEPATGYGYIETGEDLGNGAHAVRRFVEKPDRERAEAMLATGGYLWNSGMFMLPVGLFLRELRQYAPEVLEAASEAVAKAQHDLDFERLDETAFARAPDISVDYAIFEKTPVAAVVPSPIAWSDLGSWDSVWKTGRQDDAGNVAEGSATVLDTRNSLVISHDIHVAVQGLDNVAVIASEDAVYVGRLEDSQNVGKLVKHLAARPKTAKLTETHPTSYRPWGGYTSVLNGERFQVKRLFVTPGKRLSLQKHHHRSEHWIVVRGTAEVTIGDRTIPLRENESVYIPQGEVHRLANPGKILLELIEVQTGSYLGEDDIIRIEDEFGRG encoded by the coding sequence ATGAGCAGCAAGATCGTCCCCGTCATCATGGCCGGTGGCAAGGGCACGCGCCTTTGGCCGCTGTCGCGCGCCTCGGCCCCCAAGCAGTTCCTCGGCTTCCTCGGCGAGACCACGCTGTTCCAGAAGTCGCTTGCCCGCGTCGCCGATGCCGCGCTCTACGCCCCGCCCGTCATCGTCACCAATGCCGACTTCCGCTTCCTCGTCGCCGAACAGGCCCGCGCCGCCGGCGTCGCGCTGACCGCCATCCTGCTCGAACCCGTCGCGCGCAACACCGCCCCGGCGCTTGCCGCCGCCGCAAGCCTCGTCGCCCGCCTCCATGGCGAGGACGCCATCCTGCAGGTGCTCGCCTCCGACCATGAGATCGAGGCCGACGACACCTATCGCGCCTGCATCGACAAGGCCGCCGCCGCCGCACGGGCCGGCCGCCTCGTCACCTTCGGCATCACCCCCACCGAACCCGCCACCGGCTACGGCTATATCGAGACCGGCGAAGACCTCGGCAACGGCGCCCATGCCGTGCGCCGCTTCGTCGAGAAGCCGGACCGCGAGCGCGCCGAAGCCATGCTGGCGACGGGCGGCTATCTGTGGAACTCCGGCATGTTCATGCTGCCCGTCGGCCTCTTCCTGCGCGAGCTTCGCCAATACGCCCCCGAGGTGCTGGAGGCGGCGAGCGAGGCGGTGGCGAAGGCCCAGCACGACCTCGACTTCGAGCGGCTCGACGAGACGGCCTTCGCACGGGCGCCGGACATCTCCGTCGACTATGCCATCTTCGAGAAGACGCCGGTCGCCGCCGTCGTGCCGTCCCCCATCGCCTGGTCCGATCTCGGCAGCTGGGATTCCGTCTGGAAGACCGGCCGGCAGGACGACGCGGGCAATGTCGCCGAGGGCAGCGCCACGGTGCTCGACACGCGCAACTCGCTGGTCATCTCGCATGACATCCATGTCGCCGTGCAGGGCCTCGACAATGTCGCGGTCATCGCCAGCGAGGACGCGGTCTATGTCGGACGGCTGGAGGACAGCCAGAATGTCGGCAAGCTGGTCAAGCATCTCGCCGCGCGGCCGAAGACGGCCAAGCTCACCGAGACGCATCCGACGTCCTACCGTCCGTGGGGCGGCTATACGTCGGTGCTGAACGGCGAGCGGTTCCAGGTCAAGCGTCTGTTCGTGACGCCGGGCAAGCGGCTGTCGCTGCAGAAGCATCATCACCGTTCGGAACACTGGATCGTGGTGCGGGGCACGGCGGAGGTGACGATCGGGGACCGGACCATTCCGCTTCGGGAAAACGAATCCGTCTATATCCCGCAGGGCGAGGTGCACCGGCTTGCCAATCCCGGCAAGATCCTGCTGGAACTCATCGAGGTGCAGACCGGCTCCTATCTCGGTGAGGACGACATCATCCGCATCGAGGATGAGTTCGGAAGAGGGTGA
- a CDS encoding GFA family protein has protein sequence MSSMTQIACTCGHTRLEVRGAPILVCECLCDSCRAAAERLAQLPGARSTLTSYHATPCAEYRKDRVDILSGAETMREFRLSPTAGSRRVVATCCNTPLFLEMKGAHWLSIYLHLWPAEARPKPSLRTMTSDLKDRARLPADIPNLKTHTVAFYGKLLAAWIAMGFRNPKIAIAGKIDA, from the coding sequence ATGAGCAGCATGACCCAAATCGCCTGCACCTGCGGGCACACGCGTCTTGAGGTGCGGGGAGCCCCGATCCTCGTTTGCGAATGCCTGTGCGACAGTTGCCGGGCGGCGGCCGAGAGGCTGGCGCAATTGCCCGGCGCACGCAGCACGCTGACCAGCTACCACGCGACGCCTTGCGCCGAATATCGCAAGGACCGGGTGGACATCCTCTCCGGCGCCGAGACGATGCGGGAGTTCCGCCTTTCGCCGACGGCCGGATCGCGCCGCGTCGTTGCCACCTGCTGCAACACGCCGCTGTTTCTGGAGATGAAGGGCGCACATTGGCTGAGCATCTACCTGCATCTCTGGCCGGCGGAGGCACGACCGAAGCCGTCCCTGCGGACGATGACGAGCGACCTCAAGGACCGCGCCCGTCTGCCCGCCGACATTCCCAACCTCAAGACCCATACGGTCGCTTTCTACGGAAAGCTTCTCGCCGCCTGGATCGCCATGGGCTTCCGCAATCCGAAAATCGCTATCGCGGGGAAGATCGATGCCTGA
- a CDS encoding TetR/AcrR family transcriptional regulator codes for MSRPTKQSPERGNARTRLLEAARDIIREKGFAATSVDDLCKAADVTKGAFFHHFESKEALGVAVADFWGETTSAFFADAPYHAPDDPLDRVLAYVAFRKAIIAGTLKEFTCLVGTMAQEVYDSAPGIREACGRSIFGHTATLEADIEMARQARGITADWTAESLARHTQAVLQGGFVLAKAGNDPALARESLDHLERYIRHLFHVTEDDDHEQHDPNRLHLRAHAS; via the coding sequence ATGTCCAGACCAACCAAACAATCGCCCGAACGCGGCAATGCTCGAACCCGGCTCCTGGAGGCGGCGCGCGATATCATCAGGGAAAAGGGCTTTGCCGCGACGAGTGTCGACGATCTGTGCAAGGCCGCCGACGTCACCAAGGGGGCGTTCTTCCATCACTTCGAGAGCAAGGAGGCTCTCGGCGTGGCGGTCGCCGATTTCTGGGGCGAGACCACGTCGGCTTTCTTCGCCGATGCGCCCTATCACGCGCCCGACGATCCGCTGGATCGTGTGCTCGCCTATGTCGCCTTCCGCAAGGCGATCATCGCCGGCACGCTGAAGGAATTCACCTGTCTCGTCGGAACGATGGCGCAGGAGGTCTACGACAGCGCGCCCGGCATTCGCGAGGCCTGCGGTCGCAGCATCTTCGGTCACACGGCGACACTGGAGGCCGATATCGAAATGGCGCGTCAGGCCCGCGGCATCACCGCGGACTGGACCGCCGAAAGCCTCGCCCGCCATACGCAGGCCGTTCTTCAGGGCGGCTTCGTCCTGGCGAAGGCCGGCAACGACCCCGCGCTGGCGCGGGAAAGCCTCGATCATCTGGAGCGATACATCCGGCACCTGTTTCATGTCACGGAGGATGACGACCATGAGCAGCATGACCCAAATCGCCTGCACCTGCGGGCACACGCGTCTTGA